Proteins from a single region of Salvelinus sp. IW2-2015 linkage group LG4p, ASM291031v2, whole genome shotgun sequence:
- the LOC111960684 gene encoding RNA-binding protein 7: MGVADEADRTLFVGNLDPKVTEELLFELFLQAGPMFQVKIPKDNDGKQKAFGFVCFKHEVSVPYGMNLLNGATLFGRTLKVQFRAGSSHINSPGNSQNQSPVNTPNPHGAGGRYDKSPDQGSIQRTFSSPDSLQRQAMMNNMWQMQQLLGVNGGFPAGGIGLLGQPPTQQLQSGGGGSWQQDSSSPRGNREGYQQDSGRDQRYPGGSETGSNRHHRSQRDDQRGEHYHHDDRSGSSGGGRNRDDRWRDGSRDGRWRRY, translated from the exons ATGGGAGTAGCGGATGAAGCAGACCGGACTCTCTTTGTTGGAAATTTGGATCCAAAAGTGACGGAAGAACTTTTATTCGAGCTCTTTTTACAG GCAGGACCTATGTTCCAAGTGAAAATTCCAAAAGACAATGATGGAAAACAGAAAGCGTTTGGATTTGTCTGTTTCAAGCATGAGGTCTCTGTACCCTATGGCATGAACCTGCTCAATGGGGCAACTCTATTCGGAAGAACTCTCAAAGTACAGTTCAGAGCAG GAAGCAGTCACATTAACAGCCCAGGGAACTCCCAGAATCAAAGCCCTGTGAATACTCCCAATCCACATGGGGCTGGGGGCAG ATATGACAAGAGCCCAGACCAGGGGTCCATCCAGAggaccttctcctctcctgatAGTCTACAAAGACAGGCAATG ATGAACAACATGTGGCAGATGCAGCAGCTCCTGGGCGTGAATGGAGGCTTCCCAGCCGGCGGCATCGGGCTTCTAGGACAGCCACCAACACAGCAGCtacagagtggtggtggtgggtcctGGCAACAGGACAGCTCCTCACCTCGAGGCAACAGGGAGGGGTACCAGCAGGACAGCGGCAGGGACCAGCGCTACCCAGGAGGCTCTGAAACCGGCTCCAACCGGCACCACCGCAGCCAGCGAGATGACCAGCGAGGTGAACACTATCACCATGATGACAGGAGCGGGAGCAGCGGAGGCGGCCGTAACAGAGATGACAGGTGGAGGGATGGCTCCAGAGATGGTCGCTGGAGACGATACTGA